ccccaacagcactataacctctttatttcttatctattctaatatttgtccctaatattaaaggtaaagttcatacatatCTCTATAAATTTTAgtagttatccaaagaccacagttgtcctctcatgTCCCAGTTATTTTCCAAATAGTCCTTAAACTTTCCCCAGTCcttcaaaaattcacttggattttgctctttcaactttcttgtcattttatccatctctgccatgtacaacagtttttgaatcctatcttcaatttctggtatctcttcttgcttccaatattgtacatataataatcttgctgccactgTTATATAAAATAGCAGTTTCCTGTCCTTTACATTGACCTTTTTCATATTCAGTCCTAACAGTAGCAGTTCAGGGCTCTTTAACAATTTACTTTTCATAATTAATGACATTTCTGCATAAATCCTAGACCAAAAAAGTTTGGCTTTttcacacatccaccacatatggtaaaaagaaccttcatgttttttacatttccagcatttgtttgacatggcattacttacatttgctaattttttcggtgttaaataccacctatacatcatcttatacccATTCTCTCTTAGatttacacatgtagatattttcagtgtatttttccacaaatattcccatgcctccattgtaatttctttattaaagttaactgcccatttcaccatttgagttttaatcatctcatcctctgtataccatttcaataggaGTTTGTACAtcttagaaatcatttttatcccccctccaaataaaagctcttccaattctgagtttttacttttaaaacctacttttcttttatcaaattcaaataagtctttgatttgtcggtattgtaaccatccataccTAAATAGTAACTCCTCATGgccctttattttaaaagaatctctgTCCATCCACAATAGTTCTTTGTATGTTATCCAATCTTCTCCCTTGTACTCAGAATGTGGATTTACAACTTCAGCCGGAACAATCCACATGGGCCTTTTCTCCCCTATAAACTTCTTGTACTTTTGCCAAGCCATAAAAACATTTCTTCTCACAAAATGAGAAACATACCGTCCATTTTATGCaaatcataccataaatatgcatgccagccAAACAAATTGTTATGACCCTCCAGAGTTAACAGTTTATGGTTAGATAATTTTGCCCAGTCTCTCAACCATGTTAAACATATTGCCTCATGgtacaatctcaaatttggtaattgcaacccacccctttcttttgcatcacacaacaccttcatcttgactctcggctttttccccgcccacacaaattctgatattttcctttgccatttatcaaaatgttttctgtcttttacaattgggatagtttgcaacaagaacatcactctaggTATCACATTCATTTTAATGACTGAAATATGCCCCAACAGtgacaaattcagtttattccacTTCAACATATctctttgccaccccagtcggaatgaagagacagacgtcACTGTTtggtactaagggccacttttattaagatAACAATATTTATAACCATAACTatcaaactgcggcaagggcaaactagcggtacaggacgAGCCACGTGGTCgcaccttggacctccgcctcgacctgtctgggcgagccccgaagccccaggcttaagccatccaccggatggcagctacctggacagccaggcaaatttggttcccccaatcaagctcccacacctcagccgtacagcagtgaggtaggacttgcacacagggttccccaaggcagtctgcccatgcagcatggcagccgtcacaagcagtaccatccgcttcaggcagacccctcttccccaaaatggagaagcgccaagggtgctcaccggcccgctccctatttcccaattctatcctgccaaaATGATTTATCTAAACAGCGCCACCGTGCCAATCACCTCAACCACAATAtcggtacaaggtaggcgaaaaacctccgGACCCGGGCCAATTAGGTGAccggaggaaaaaattcctacctggctctgactacagcaaccggctaatcctgcaccgatacagggagaggagggtgggccgagctctttCCCGGGCGACTGACGCCGGCGGGGGAGCGGAGAAGCCTAACGGCTAGCAAGCTCCGCCCCCGCGCAATCCCCGTATGTCCGGGGAAAGCgcgccttctcttcctccttccgaggaggcaaatgacGACCCCCCGCCCCACAGCCAGGCTGGCGGCAGAAAGGGTcgctttgccaccccagtcggaatgaagagacagacgtcACTGTTtggtactaagggccacttttattaagatAACAATATTTATAACCATAACTatcaaactgcggcaagggcaaactagcggtacaggacgAGCCACGTGGTCgcaccttggacctccgcctcgacctgtctgggcgagccccgaagccccaggcttaagccatccaccggatggcagctacctggacagccaggcaaatttggttcccccaatcaagctcccacacctcagccgtacagcagtgaggtaggacttgcacacagggttccccaaggcagtctgcccatgcagcatggcagccgtcacaagcagtaccatccgcttcaggcagacccctcttccccaaaatggagaagcgccaagggtgctcaccggcccgctccctatttcccaattctatcctgccaacgccaggccaagcctctgcttaggccctggcgccccagaGATGGCTTAAGGCCAGCCGAAGCCCCTGCCGCAAGTCATCTAAAAACACCTCGTTGCCGGACGCCGAAAGGTGTACCCcgtcacctcggtagaggtcggcaaaagtggccctgatccgagggtgaggtAAGTAAATACCCAACCCTTCACCCAAAGCCTTTTGaatagccctattggccttcattcgAGCCCTTTCAATAGCCGGACGGtgcaaggcctcccgccaaacccgccGAGGCAACATGGCGGACCAAATAATGAGAACACCAGGCCACCGCCGAAGAATGAACTGCAGGTCCTGTTTAACTTGCAAGGACAATGCCCTGCCTTGCATGAGCCCCAGATCATTCCCACCTAGGTGAATGACTAACACGTGGGGCGGGAGGCCACTCCTCCGGCCAAATAACAaaggcagcaggccgggccaccgaaggccccgacggccctgccactcaacccggGCCCAGTCACTCAGACCCAACTGCGACCCAATCCTCGTCCTCCGTGCTTGGTGGGCCGCCCAGaaaaccatactgtgcccgcagatcagaattctttgcttctctcggcaggacacagcacctaaagaaaattCAATTAGTAATGGCTTAAAATTTAGACAAGGGCCTAACATAAGCCCGATACGCTGACGAACGCCACCTGCCAACTCTTTGGATGGCTACAGCCGAGTAACCCATTGCGGCCGCCGTGGAAGCCgccccaatcctgaaagaatgTGTCGCGAATTTAACTCCCTTCAAACCCAGCCGATCAAGGGCTCTCTGGGTAACTGCCCAGAACTGATAGCGCGTTAAAGGCCGACCATCGCCGTGCCTGAACAAAAGCCCTTGTTCCTTGCCCCGCACCCGAAGGAAGCGCCGGAGAGCCCTCACCGGGCACAACTCTCCATCTGCGCAAGGCCCCAGCCGAATAACAACCCCTTTACGCCACTGATCCGTCTTGGATTGACGTAACTTAATAATGACTGCATCCCCGTCCCACTGTAAATCACTAACCAAAAGAGCACGGTCAGACCGGTCCAAACTGGACCGAGCCACTAATTCACTAATGCGAAATGCCCCAAAGAACGCGGTCAATGCCGCCGCGTGAAACAGCCGCGTCTCATACCCAGAACTGCAAACCTCGGCCCATACCGCAAAAAGCCCCTTGAGCACCGAGGGAGAAATAGGCTCCCTGGTGTCAACTCGAGCCCCTGCTTCCCTGGACCAACCTTCCAACATCTTCCGCAcacggaagtcccccgtggcctcagggaACCCCCGTGCCTTGCTTACATACGCCAACGCTGCAAGCTGACCCCGAATCGACTTAACCGCAAGACCCCGCaacttctgatgcacacaaaagcgCATCAAGTGCGAAACCGGGATAGGCCAGCGCTGCTGCAAGCTAAGCCTGTCTCTGAACCCTGtaaactgtcctaccgctctgTTGTAGGCTCTCCTGGTGCTCGGGGCCACTGCAAGCCAGATGGCCCTGAATGCCTCGgactcccaagcagccaaagttCCTGCGGCATCTGCACTGGATGGGGgtccgcctccggggcaagccgCCTGAAACgatccatctgtaggcgagacaatgCGTCCGCCACCTCATTATCCACCCCTGGAACATGTCTGGCCTTAAACAATATGTTCCAATGGAGGCAAAGAAGGGTGAAGGCTCGAACGAGCTTCATAACCCTAGGGGACCTAGAGGTCAATGAATTAACCACTTGTACCacagcctggttatcacaccagaaatgcacAGTCTGGTTGGAAAACTCACGTCCCCACAAAAACACGGCtaccagaattggaaaaaattccaagaacgTAAGGTCCCTGACAAGACCCCACCTATGCCACTCACTAGGCCACTGACCCACACACCAATGTTTCCTAAAATAGATCCCAAAACCCAAAGAACCGGAGGCGTcggacataacctgaagctccGCTTCAAGTAATAAATCGTCCCGCCAGAACGTAACCCCGTTAAAGCTGGCTAGGAAGTCCGACCAAACCTGCAagtcctcctgaatgcccgtACTAAGCCTCAAGCGATGGTGAGGGGCCTTCAAGGGCGACATTGCATCGCAAAGTCGCCTTAAAAAGGGCCTGCCCGGGGCgaccgccttacaggcaaaattcaaatgccccactACTTGCTGGAGCTCAAGGAGCGTGACCTTACGCTTTCCCCTAAACTCCTGAAGCCTGGCCCTAAGGTCCTGAACCTTTACCAAGGGAAGCCTGAAACACTGTCTAACCGTATCAATTTCTATTCCCAGAAATGTGAGAACCTGCGAAGGCccctccgtcttctcatgtgccaatggcacccccagctcctcagccataTTAATGAAGGTGTCCAGCAGGTGGGCGCACCGTCCAGACCCCACCggcccacaaaacaaaaaatcatctaaatagtgcgcCGTGTCGCGACAATGCGCCCGGCGCCGTACCTCCCATTCAAGAAAGGAGCTGAAAgtctcaaaggcagcacaagagATGGAGCACCCCATCGGTAAGGCGCGATCCATGAAAAACTTTCCGTCAAaagcaaacccgaggagctcaaagtcctctgggtgCACTGGGAGCAGTctaaaggcagacttaatatcgcatttagCGAGctccgcccccaccccacacttgCGTACCATCTTAACCGCCTGATCAAACGAAGTATATTTGACAGAACAAAGATGCTCTGGGATCGCATCGTTGACTGACTTACCCTTAGGGAACGACAGGTGATGAATTAAACGAAATTCCCCTGCCGCTTTCTTGGGAACTACCCCTAACGGGGAAACCCTCAACCTAGGAACTGGTGGAGAATCGAAAGGGCCCAAAACTCTCCCTTCCGCACACTCCTTCTGAATCTTAGCTCTAACAATGTCTTCCTTACCTAACACTGAACGCAAATTATCCGAATGAAAAGAGGAACGAGGACCAACAACTGGGATCCGAAAACCATAAGTAAACCCCTGCAACAGATACCGGGCCTCACGAGCCTTGGGATAAGCCCGTAACAGTCcctcaaggaccctcagtcttattggactggggccctttaccagcagactgctggCTACCACCGCCTGATCCACCGAACTTCCTACCTCCAGAGCCCTGTCGGGACTTGGGACAGGCCGTGTAGGAGTGGGGGCCTGAACAGGACGGGCACTCGTGCCTAAACCTACAGGGTTTACGGCTGCAGCCTCCTTTAAAGGCgaactcccagcacagcagccggggttgaacctgctgccccgcgttAGCGCGGGTGCTGGGGGTTGAGGAAGAGCGCTGAACAATATGACCGCTGTCTGACCGGTCACCCACACTAGGCCtcgcaggggacatcaccgaaaGCCACAATTGCTGATGAATGCGATCCCAGGGAAGGGCCGGATTCATGGCAGCACGCATACGGAATTCCTCGTCGTATTGCATCCATGCCCCTCCAAGGAAGCCCGTATATcctttgtaaataatatctaaataCTGGAACAAAGGAGCCGCCTTATGTGGCTGTGCCCTCGCTAACACCCCCGCATAAATCAAgaacccagggagccaattgCCCCAGGTTCTATCGACCTTCCTACGCTTTAGCCTTTCTTTGTCACGGTCATCCaaatcgtctttgtccttcttctccagctctctgaagagaagggaaaagacgtccacatagTCCCCTTTCAATATCTTATCACGTGTCGCTTGTGTCAGGTGATCACCCAGGGGAAGGGCTACATCGCCAAATGGCAGGGCACTAAAAGGAACATTGCCGTACGCCAAAGCTGGAAACGGGTAATACCCCCACGGACCAGCCATCATCCCAGGCCAGCCAAAAGGCTGCCCACCTGCCAGGTTTGCCGAAGGTACAGATGAGGGCAGCGAAGCAGCTCCAAAACCCTGACCTGACCAATGTGGCTGCGCTAGAGGAGGCCAAGCTGGGGAGAACTGGGGGGGAACCCCCGAGCTAGCACCCTGAGCTCCACCAAGAGGCCCTTGACCACAGGACCCCCAAGGCCAGGGGAATCCTGTTTGTGTAGGTGCAGCCTTACCAAggtcctcttcaggctccaccgcCAAGGCCACGGGTGCCGCAACCACTTCAGCTCCCTGATCAGCTTCGTCAGCCGCTGCACCAACTTCCTGAGTCGAAGACATCTGAGCAGAGCCAGCCGCACCTGTCGCTGAACCTTCCAAAACAGATAAACGCATAAGAATTTCTCTGTTCACCGCATCCCTGGAGGCCAGGCGCCTAGACCTCTTCCTACCTCCACCGTCCCCCGAAGGAGCAGGCACCCCCTTGGCCGACTCAAGGGCCTGCAGCCGACGCAGGATGTCCTCCTGCCCCAAAACATCGGCCTCATCCTCAGATGAAGAAATAACAGGAGGGGGCCGTTTAGGGGGCGGACGTTTAGCTCGCTGTTTACCCTTAGAAGGGCCACTACCTTTCTTAGGAGGCATGGCCAGCCCTGTGCCCCAAGCAACAGTCTTATAAAGTGTCCTAACGCACCCAGCCAGCCAAAAGGCACTGTGGCCGGATAGCCAATGGGTATCAGGGAATACCAAAGGAGGGAGCCACCCTGACTCACGGCTTCAAAATGGCCACCCGATTCAGCAGACTGGGAAAGGCCCCTCAAAATGGCCGCCCTGTAACCaggcaaccgggggggggggttaagggaagaaagaggggggggggcaaagacgaCTACCCCAACACCCCCTTCAAACAACACCACCCGCAAGGCGTAGAAGGGCCTATGGAGCAAGGAAGCACGGGCAGGCCTGACTCTAGCAACCACTGCACCCCCACTCCCGGCCGCCAACCCCGCTGCGATCCCTGGCCGAGAAAAGGCAGCCGCCCGCGCCGACAAACACGGCCCCCGCCGCGATCCCTCCGGGCAAAGGCCAACAGCCGCCCAGAAAATTGCCGCCGGGACCGCCACCGAGGCAAACGCCGCGGCCTCCGCCGCGCCGCGAGGACCTCCGACGGGGCCGCCGCCGAAAAGCCTCCACAGCTGCCGCCGATCCGCTGCCGAGGCTGCCGCACCACAGACGCGCCGCCGCCGAGGCCTCCGCACCGCCGACGAGGCTCCTGCACGGCCGCCTAGGCAGAGCTCGCAGCGACCCACTCGCCGAGCTCTTTCCCGGGCGACTGACGCCGGCGGGGGAGCGGAGCAGCCTAACGGCTAGCAAGCTCCGCCCCCGCGCAATCCCCGTATGTCCGGGGAAAGCgcgccttctcttcctccttccgaggaggcaaatgacGACCCCCCGCCCCACAGCCAGGCTGGCGGCAGAAAGGGTCGCTTTCTAACTTTGAccacagcttttcatagttgttcttaaataaatctatattcttcatTGTTAActctattcccaggtattttgtcttttgaaccacttcacaatttgtaacaTTCCTTAACTCCACCTGTTTCTTTTtcatcatatttttacagagcagtttagattttgttttgttaataaagaaccctgccagatctccaaattcttttattttatctaaCAATAGCGGTAGTGTCTGGActggttcttccactataaacatcacgtcatctgcaaaagctctgaacTTGTAGGAAAAACCTCTAAGTCATGCCTTTGATACTGTCGTCTTCCCTTATCTGCCTTAATAGTATTTCTATTATAATAGTATAACAAACAGCAAtggagaaagtggacatccttgtcttgtaccttttcttacttcAAATGTTTCTGTCAAGTCACTATTTATACACAGTGATGCTCTTTGATATTTATAAATAGCTTTCacggcttctataaattcttgtcccaattccatcttttccattgttaaaaacattaaaattccaatttaaattgtcaaaggccttctccacatccgcaaagaaaaagcccacctccttttcagagtgtttgtcataatattcaatggcatccaTCACAACTCTTAAATTGTCCCTAATTTGCCTACtaggtaaaaatccagcttgttcttttcCCACAAAGTCCATTAAGaatctcttcagcctttccactAAAATTCTTGCAAAGATTTTCTAATCATTATTTAATAATGATATGGGTCTGTAACTCTTAACATCTGTTAAATCTTGCGACTCCTTTGGAATTAATGAAATATATGCTTCATTCCACGTGTTTGGTAgtccttttttcttcataatctcattcatcaGCTTTTGTAGGGTCTGCACCAGatcttttttcattattttataaaattttgctgaaattccatctggacctggtgctttccctacttTAGTTGACTCTATGGCTTCTGAGATTTCTTCTTCAGTAATTGGAGCATTTAAAATGTCTTTCATAGTATCCGAAATCTTAGGTAGTTTTGCCTTCTCCAAATACCTATCTATTTCCTCTGGATCTGTTATCCTTTTTTGAAACAGTTTGGCATAATACTTGTAGAAAGCTCTTTTTATACCTTGATGTTCTAttagctctttcccttcctccactatCTTGCCAATTgcttttttctgcctttttttcttcaattgccaagctaaatactTCTCtggcttatttgccccttcaaaggaTTTTTGCTGTAGACTCTTTAGTTTCCATTCTAACTCTCTGTTTGCAAAAGCCCTCAGCTGCTCCTGTAATATCCTAATttcttgaaatatttttttcttccctggccttttctttaattcttgttccttcttggctattttttcctgtatctcttggaatttcttttcccttttttccctttctttactGTTCAAAGTAATCAGAATTCCTCTCATCATTGCTTTATAAGCATCCCAGACCGTATGTATTGGTACTTCCTGCCCAATGttatattgaaaaaaatactttgtCTCCCTTTGAATGAATTCCATGTACTCTTGACTCTGAAGAAGGTCTTCATTTAGTCTCCACCTAAATTTTTTGTGTCCCATCGAGGCTTTCCATattattggattatgatctgaactcacctttggcatcatctctattttctttgtcaATAAACTTATATCCTTGGGTGTGTCAGGCTGTGGCACAGCCAGAGTCtcccagttagccagagtctaccttcttcccttctgcaagaagccaaggtctcttgatttttatttgaaagacagcattcaggcccacaGGTCCACACTCCAGAACCAAGATAGTCCTGGCTGAACACActctttgttaggaatgagttacaaaatgaaatttGTTGCACATCAAACCttctgttcccagcctccccccagagttcacattgctggGCGCTCTTCTGTGGGAAAGCTGGTTCGTCAAGGTCGACTCTGAAGAAAAACAGAGaagacgcagcatcctctcccatggaaagtgcggtcatGGCACAgctagacctggagggagagaaagactaaacaactacacaGTTTAACATGGCGGAACTTAGGTCAGGTCCATGACTCAGTAACTTTAGAACAAAGACATAATTCTGTAGAACATAACTTTGGTCAGGTTAAGAACCCTgaatatgacagatcctgacaggttgcccaaatcatatcaattcttgaaaatgactgatgtcttgcagaataaaacataaaatcttttattttaggattccatTTTCTCCATATATGTTCCAAATTTTCTTGCCTTGTCagctcaaaaaaagattttggtaacttccctgtTTTAGTTTGAGCTGACTTTGACTGTCTGTCTAACTGCAGATtaacaactccattaaagtctccagtCATTAAAATTTGGTCATAGGAGTATTGGTCTAATTTTTGAATTAACTCCTTGTAAAAATCATCTTTAGCcccgttaggcgcataaattcctaaaaccaaagtctttttaaaattcagcattatTTCTACCGCCAAATATCTTtcatctttgtctttaaaaattaattttggatccAATTCTTCTTTTACATAtatcacaatccctcttttcttttgttttgcagaggcaaaaaattcttttcctaattgtccatttttaagaaatttaaaatcttgctctttaatatgtgtctcttgcagacatattatattacaattttgtttctttagccaatgaaaaattgctttaCGCTtctgaggtgagtttagtccattgaCATACCAAGAAATCAATTTATACTCCATAgtgttattttttaaaggttCCAGGAAAGTCTCTTTGATTGTCAAGCAGGAACACTGTCATTTCAGGTCTTGACTTAATGCTGACTCTTGCAGATTGAAAATGGAAGctcaaaccttcaggtatttcccacctatacctgatATTCTTCTCCCTCAGTTTTTCAGTTAGTTCTCTATATTTCTTTTGTTCTTGAAGTATCTTTTTGGGAAGTTATTTCATAATTCTGATTCTGCTCCCTTCCATTACCAAAGGGCTGGCATAATGTTTTCTCAAAATTTCCTCTCTCATTCTTTTAGTTGTCAGTTgtacaatcacatcccttggtaaattcttctgttgtgCATAGCTAGAATTCACTCTATATACTAAATCCAAGTTTACTTCTATTTCTTctggctgcttttttaaaaaatctgccaatATAGCAATCATTTGCTCTTGCACATTCTGCATTGTATTCTCTGGTACTCCCCTAAATCTCAACTAATTTCCGTGACTTTACACTCCATCACTGCCACATGCTCTTGGAGTCTCTGGTTTTCCTCTTTTAAACTGGTAGTCTTTTGCTCCACCTCTTGCACTGTTTGCATTGTTGTTTGCAGCTCTTTCTTCATTTCATCTATATTCTTAGATAGCTCTGTCACCTCTGCCTTTATGAactctttcatatttttaatcaggttttcttccaatttTTGAATAGATTGGCCTATTTCTTTATCACTGTCCAACACTTTCTTTTCTAGCGCATCCATCGCATTCTGCCAGTCCTGTTTGTCCCTATCCGCTTTTTTTGCCATACTTGGACTGATCTTTGTGCCGCCCCAAGTCTCggctctctttctaagctccgtCTTTAAAATCAACCTTAATttctgctttgaaccaatcagtcttttaattttataaaattatCAAATTTGCCCTCACCAAAATGTcaggcgcaatttctctatggtagattcctctctccttttcccttcttgaaATGGCTGGCATTCACTTTCTCTTgacctctcctcccctccatctcGCGATCTTTCCCCGCTTTCTCTTCCGTGATCTTCCTCGTTTTCAACACTTCCTTCACAACGTCCTGTGTTGACTCCCCTCTAGGCAAGGATTCACTGTTCTCTATGTCCTTCACAGTCTCACAATATTTGCTCCATTTCCTCTTTcgcgctccctcccctttctcaccACCACTATCTCCTCAAAAACCACAGGTATGTGTAAATAATTCTGTTCTTTCTTCTTTAATACtttaaaaatccaccaaattCTCCCAATTTTTCCTTGATTGCCTTCCTCCTGTTTTCTGCAACCAGCTCGATAAGTTAGTTTCACTTTTTACTGGCTTTTTCTTtccgtttccccccccccaaaaaagtagatagtaatctttaccttcttttgTTCCTTTTGGGTTATTCATGCTGCTTCTTACGTTCAAAGTAGATCAAGTCCGATACTGAAGCCTGGATTCTGGCAGCCTTATGCCAAATTTTGACTCAAAAGAGCTCTGCAGAGATTGTAGCTtgcccttctctgaggggacctcaaggcgccAGGataaatcctttattcagaacctccCCCGGTGCTGAGATCACTCATTCTCAGGGTCTTGTAGCATCCCAGACCCTCTCCTGCCTGGGGAGGGGTGGCTGCAGGTAATCAGTGCACCTGGCCAGcccaaacagtcactcttgattgCCCAGCTCCCTGGGCAACGTCAGGTCACCATCattccaaaccggaagtccaaaccACCACGCTTTTAAATTACTCTGTAAATTTCGTACTTATACATGaattctatttctggttaagTAAAATACTTCTTTCTTCTAGAATAAATGATCCCTTTATCCACGTACTGACCATTCTTTCATATCATATGATACTACTATGTAGTAAAGACATCTTATTCAATGAATCATACTGAGAGAGAAGCAAGAATTTTTGGTGACAGCAAAAATCGAAAGGAACACTAAGAAAATAATGGAGGCAGCACAAAGGGGGCAAAATGTAACTAAAGTCCT
The DNA window shown above is from Eublepharis macularius isolate TG4126 chromosome 3, MPM_Emac_v1.0, whole genome shotgun sequence and carries:
- the LOC129326631 gene encoding uncharacterized protein LOC129326631 isoform X1 gives rise to the protein MSSTQEVGAAADEADQGAEVVAAPVALAVEPEEDLGAVSCREKQRILICGHSMVFWAAHQARRTRIGSQLGLSDWARVEWQGRRGLRWPGLLPLLFGRRSGLPPHVLVIHLGGNDLGLMQGRALSLQVKQDLQFILRRWPGVLIIWSAMLPRRVWREALHRPAIERARMKANRAIQKALGEGLGIYLPHPRIRATFADLYRGDGVHLSASGNEVFLDDLRQGLRLALSHLWGARA
- the LOC129326631 gene encoding uncharacterized protein LOC129326631 isoform X2, translating into MSSTQEVGAAADEADQGAEVVAAPVALAVEPEEDLDGSFQAACPGGGPPSSADAAGTLAAWESEAFRAIWLAVAPSTRRAYNRAVLCPAERSKEF